Part of the bacterium genome, ATGCCATGAGCGGCTGTGAGGAGATTGATGGGGGAAAGAGCGGCGGAGTTAAATGAGCATCGAGCTTGTTCGACTTGACGATAGACTCATCCACGGACAAGTCGTGGCCGGATGGGTCAAGGTTCTCTCCTGCACCAGAATAGTCGTCGTTGACGACGAGGTGGCCCACGATCCGTTTGAGGAGAGCCTTATGCGGATAGCTGTGCCCGAGGGGATCGATGTTGAGCTTTTGGCGGCTGCTGACTGCGACGGTCTTTATCAGGAGCTGGACAGGTCGCCCAGGAAGACTATTCTGCTATTCTCCGGGGTAGCAGACATACTGGAGCTGTTTTCGCACGGGAAGCTTCCATTGCCCAAGCTGAACATCGGCGGCGTTGCCTTTTCCGAAGGCCGTGAACAGCTTACAGAGTCGCTATTCCTTTCCGAGGAGGAGATCAGGATGTTGGCGAAAATGGCCAACTCCGGCGTATATGTGGAGGTCCGTCCGACACCATTTGACAAAGCCATTGACTTCCACGAGCTCCTGAAGGTCCGGGACGCCAGGCGACTAGCGGAGGGCTGAGTGATGCCGGCACCCTTGTTGAAACTGGCAGTCCTAATGAGCGCGGCTGGCGCTCTGATCTCCCTCGATGAAAACGTCCTCTTCCGGGGCATGTTTGCTCAACCCATCGCTTGCGGCTCGATCTTGGGCCTGTTGACGGGAGACCTGCGGCACGGTGTGGCCGTGGGAGCGATACTGCAATTGCTCTGGCTGTTCGACGTGCCGGCTGGAGGCTTCATAAGCATCGACTACACATCATGCACTGCCGTCTCTACCATCCTGATGATCGTCTCCTTGAGAGCTGGCATGCCCGAGAAGACCGCTTATGTCCTGGCGCTTCCGGCTTTCGTCCTCTTGGGGCTCCTTGTCGGCGCACTGTCATCCCACCTGATGAAACGTTTGCGCAAGTTCAACGAGGTATTGGTCGAGAGAGCTATCGTAGGCCTCGAAAAGGGGAAGCTATCGGCAGTGGCAACCAATAACCTTATGGGATTACCGTTAGCGTTCGGCCAGACCTTCTGTCTGCTTCTGGCTGCGACTGTAGGAGGCGGGATGCTGTTGGTCCCGGTGCTTCTTAAGATTGCGCCTCGCATTCACGGGACGTGCCCGTGGCTTGCAGTGGCGCTGCTTGCGGCTGGCATTGGGATAGGGCTTCGCGGCTTGGGAGAACATCATAGCGTATTATTCTCCCTTCTATCGATGGCTGCGGCATTCATAATGATACGATTCAAGATGCTGGCGCCGTCTCTTCTGGCCGCCCTAGTTATCTTGAGCTGTTTGATCATCTTCCTCCTATGGCAGGGGCTGAGGCCAGATGAAAGATAGCGCTGAGCTGCCCAGGATTCCTCGACGCGCTCGCATCTCAATCGCTCTGCGGACGTTCCTACTTGAGGCTGGCTGGAACAACAGAGGCAAGCAGAACCTGGGCTTCTGCTTCTCAATCTTGCCAGCACTGAAAACGCTCTATTCGGGCAACGCACTGATCGAGGCGGCCAAGAGGCATCTTTCGGTGTTCAATACCAACCCGTGCTTTTCTGGCCTAGTGGCTGGAGCGATCGTGGAGCAGGAGGCCCATGAGCAAGTGAAAGAGAAACTGAGCGGCCCCAGAATGCCCCGTATGAAATCCACGTTGGGCAGCACGTTCGGCGCTCTTGGTGATGACCTAATATGGTTGTCGTTCAAACCCTTTCTGGCAGTCTTGGCGGTTCTTTTGTTCCTACTTGGGCACGAGTGGGCGTTCCTCTGGCTGGTGGTCCCTTTCTCGCTGGCAAATATCATCCTTCGCTTCAGGGGTGTCGAGCTCGGACTAAGAGGCGCCACAGCTGTCCGCTGCTACTTTGAGAAAACCAATCCAAAACACGCATCGGCTGCCCTGAAGCGGGCGACATGTGTACTACTCGGTGCGCTCGCCGGCGTCTTGCTCTCATGGGATTACAGCTCGTTTGCGGAATGCAGCATCCATTGGTTCGGTTTCATATCTGTTTTGCCAATTATCGTTGTTTGTTTTATTCTTCGGTCTAGGAATGTCTCATCAGGAAAAGTCGGGGCTGTCATCTGCGCCCTGGTTCTCGTTGGGATTCTGCTAACTCTATGATCTACACCACCAGTGAGCTCTTTTAATGCGTGAGGAACAGGTAACGATCAAAGACGAGTTTGGGATGCACTTAAGATCGATTATGTCCCTTGTGGAAATGGCCAAGTCATTCAAATCAGACATAGGGGTGCAGTTCAGGGACGATATCGCTGATGGAAAGAGCCCCTGGGCACTCCTCGCGTTGGGCATTATCGCTGGTAGCAGGATAACGCTGCGTGCAGAGGGCGCCGATGAGAACGAGGCCATGGCGAAACTGCTCCAACTGGCCGAGAACAATTTCATGCGGCCAAATGAGGCGGACAGATGAGGCGGATTTTCTCTGGGATTAAGGCCTCGCCAGGGATAGCGATCGGCCGCGCGTTCATACTTGACAGGACTCTCCAGCCGGTTGAGAGAAAAACCATTCCGGATAAGCAAGTCTCCAAACAAATGAAGGCATTTCTCTCAGCCATCAAGAAATCCATGAAGGAGATCGAGACTATACGGGCGAGTCTGGGACCCGACAAGGCCAAAGAGCTATCCACAGTCTTGGACACCCACATCATGCTTCTAAAGGACGATGCCCTCCAAAGCGACGTCATCAAGATCATTGAGGAACAGAAGGTTAACGCCTCGTGGGCGGTCACGGAGCATGTGGGTCGGTTCAACGAAATGCTGGCGAGCTTAAGTGGCGAGTATCTTTCTAGCCGTGTGGCGGACCTGAACGATATCAAGAACCGCATACTCCGAAATCTCGGCCCGGGCGGTGGAATATGCCGTCTGGACGAGGCCCCGGAAGGCTCAATTATAGTGGCACAGGATATCAACCCGTCGGAGGCCGTGCAGATAGATACTGAACGGATAGTGGGATTCGTAACAGAGCTCGGCAGCAAGACATCGCACTCGGCCATAATCGCAAAGGCGCACGAAATACCGGCCGTTGTCGGCGTCACAGGCGTGCTCCAGAGCGTCAAACAGGGAACCAGAATGATTGTCGATGGGATTGATGGCAAGGTCATCCTTTCGCCAACCTGGAAACAGGTAGCCGAATATGAAAATAAGCAGCGGTCCTACAAGTACTACGTTACGGAGCTGCTCTCTGCGGCTGATTTGCCGGCCGAGAGCAGGGACGGCTTCAGGCTCGCGATCGAGGCCAACATCGAATCGCCGGCGGACGTAAAGACCGCTCTTAGGCACGGCGCGGCCGGCATCGGCCTTTATAGAACCGAGTATCTCTTCATAAGCGAAGGACGCATCCCCACCCAGGAGGAGCATCTCTCTAGCTACAAGCAGGTCGCGGAGGAGATCGCTCCGCATTCGGCAACAATCAGGACAATCGACATCGGCGGCGAGAAGCTTGTTGATGCGGTCGAGATGCCTCCGCAGCGTAATCCGGCCCTCGGCCTCCGCGCGATACGGCTCTGTTTCGCCCGGCGGGATATTTTCAAAAACCAGATCAAGGGAATACTCAGAGCAGGCGTTCATGGAAACCTCAAGATCATGTTCCCCATGATAAGTGGTATCGAGGAGCTCAAGAAAGGCAAAGCGATGATTGAGGAGTGCAAGAAAGAGCTGAGGAAAGCACACACAGCCTTCAACGCCGATATGGAAGTTGGTATTATGATCGAGATACCGTCAGCCGCGTTAACCGCCGATATCCTCGCACCGGAATGCGATTTTTTCAGCATAGG contains:
- a CDS encoding PTS sugar transporter subunit IIC, with product MPAPLLKLAVLMSAAGALISLDENVLFRGMFAQPIACGSILGLLTGDLRHGVAVGAILQLLWLFDVPAGGFISIDYTSCTAVSTILMIVSLRAGMPEKTAYVLALPAFVLLGLLVGALSSHLMKRLRKFNEVLVERAIVGLEKGKLSAVATNNLMGLPLAFGQTFCLLLAATVGGGMLLVPVLLKIAPRIHGTCPWLAVALLAAGIGIGLRGLGEHHSVLFSLLSMAAAFIMIRFKMLAPSLLAALVILSCLIIFLLWQGLRPDER
- a CDS encoding HPr family phosphocarrier protein, which produces MREEQVTIKDEFGMHLRSIMSLVEMAKSFKSDIGVQFRDDIADGKSPWALLALGIIAGSRITLRAEGADENEAMAKLLQLAENNFMRPNEADR
- a CDS encoding PTS system mannose/fructose/sorbose family transporter subunit IID translates to MKDSAELPRIPRRARISIALRTFLLEAGWNNRGKQNLGFCFSILPALKTLYSGNALIEAAKRHLSVFNTNPCFSGLVAGAIVEQEAHEQVKEKLSGPRMPRMKSTLGSTFGALGDDLIWLSFKPFLAVLAVLLFLLGHEWAFLWLVVPFSLANIILRFRGVELGLRGATAVRCYFEKTNPKHASAALKRATCVLLGALAGVLLSWDYSSFAECSIHWFGFISVLPIIVVCFILRSRNVSSGKVGAVICALVLVGILLTL
- a CDS encoding PTS sugar transporter subunit IIB; translation: MSIELVRLDDRLIHGQVVAGWVKVLSCTRIVVVDDEVAHDPFEESLMRIAVPEGIDVELLAAADCDGLYQELDRSPRKTILLFSGVADILELFSHGKLPLPKLNIGGVAFSEGREQLTESLFLSEEEIRMLAKMANSGVYVEVRPTPFDKAIDFHELLKVRDARRLAEG
- the ptsP gene encoding phosphoenolpyruvate--protein phosphotransferase; the encoded protein is MRRIFSGIKASPGIAIGRAFILDRTLQPVERKTIPDKQVSKQMKAFLSAIKKSMKEIETIRASLGPDKAKELSTVLDTHIMLLKDDALQSDVIKIIEEQKVNASWAVTEHVGRFNEMLASLSGEYLSSRVADLNDIKNRILRNLGPGGGICRLDEAPEGSIIVAQDINPSEAVQIDTERIVGFVTELGSKTSHSAIIAKAHEIPAVVGVTGVLQSVKQGTRMIVDGIDGKVILSPTWKQVAEYENKQRSYKYYVTELLSAADLPAESRDGFRLAIEANIESPADVKTALRHGAAGIGLYRTEYLFISEGRIPTQEEHLSSYKQVAEEIAPHSATIRTIDIGGEKLVDAVEMPPQRNPALGLRAIRLCFARRDIFKNQIKGILRAGVHGNLKIMFPMISGIEELKKGKAMIEECKKELRKAHTAFNADMEVGIMIEIPSAALTADILAPECDFFSIGTNDLIQYSLAIDRANEEVAYLYNPLHPAVLRTIKMVVDAAHRHKVRVGVCGEMAGEPLYTLMLMGLGVDELSMNPVAIPAVKKVIRSSLLCESLEIARKALRFQTAHEVEAYIYNVMSRHYPQEIAASLFF